In Leptospira perdikensis, a single genomic region encodes these proteins:
- a CDS encoding glycosyltransferase family 9 protein — translation MTNLLVLRFSAMGDVALMTPALIAIAAKYSNIQLTVVTRGNFAPFFYNIPNLNVLGINLKKYKGILGLWRMYRDIAKLGPFGHVIDLHGSVRSRFIAFLFRSQGIPYSKIIKGRREKLKQTRRYNKKLNQLPHTVERYLNVFRKAGFDAPIRKGPWLNVDGESKIYARDFFKSIGIDKKEGQWFGFAPFAGHALKEWSFEKCKRLVEVLLDEFPDCNVFLFGGKDEAKELEILRNGQNRSHIVQGGNLGIRGELGIMDRLDVMIGMDSSNVHIAALLKKPVIGIYGTTHPLSGFGPFAQEDSGVLQVDLPCRPCSIYGNTKCWRGDHACMELIDPLDVVRRIRLIQNVNTLW, via the coding sequence ATGACAAACCTCTTAGTACTAAGATTTTCGGCAATGGGGGATGTGGCTTTGATGACACCTGCTCTCATTGCCATTGCAGCTAAATACTCGAATATTCAGCTGACAGTTGTTACAAGAGGAAACTTCGCACCATTTTTCTACAACATTCCCAATTTGAATGTATTAGGGATCAATCTCAAAAAATACAAAGGAATTTTAGGACTTTGGAGGATGTATCGTGACATCGCCAAACTGGGACCATTTGGCCATGTGATCGACCTTCACGGTTCTGTTCGTTCCAGGTTCATTGCTTTTTTATTTCGTAGCCAAGGTATTCCTTATTCAAAAATCATCAAAGGCCGTCGCGAAAAATTAAAACAAACAAGACGTTATAATAAAAAATTAAACCAACTCCCTCACACCGTTGAACGTTACTTAAACGTATTTCGCAAAGCCGGCTTTGATGCCCCCATTCGCAAAGGCCCTTGGCTCAATGTGGACGGAGAATCAAAAATATATGCAAGAGATTTTTTTAAATCCATTGGTATTGATAAAAAAGAAGGTCAATGGTTTGGTTTTGCACCGTTTGCAGGACATGCACTCAAGGAATGGAGTTTTGAAAAATGCAAACGCCTCGTGGAAGTATTACTTGATGAGTTTCCAGACTGCAATGTATTTCTTTTTGGTGGAAAGGACGAAGCCAAAGAGTTAGAAATCCTCCGAAATGGCCAAAACCGTTCTCATATTGTTCAAGGTGGAAATTTAGGAATTCGCGGAGAACTTGGAATTATGGACAGACTGGATGTGATGATTGGAATGGATAGTTCGAACGTCCACATTGCTGCTCTTCTCAAAAAACCAGTGATCGGAATTTATGGAACCACACATCCGCTTTCAGGATTTGGTCCGTTTGCCCAAGAAGATTCTGGAGTTTTACAAGTCGACCTACCTTGTCGTCCTTGTTCCATATACGGAAACACAAAATGTTGGCGCGGTGACCATGCTTGTATGGAACTCATTGACCCACTAGATGTTGTTAGACGAATTAGACTCATCCAAAATGTAAATACACTTTGGTGA
- a CDS encoding DUF4254 domain-containing protein, protein MKALEATKAVSIFQESVLDWHKNEAPHPNPYPEGSLESTLYQKNHIDTIQWHIEDEIRRPDIALEDVVALKRKIDKLNQDRTDMVEKLDDFAIDMFRSVTPKPGARLNSESPAWLLDRMSILELKIYHMEEQVSRKDASASKEHIAKCQTKLDILLDQREDLKKCLDELFLDYAEGTKRVKVYRQMKMYNDQNLNPSLYKNQK, encoded by the coding sequence ATGAAAGCATTGGAAGCCACAAAAGCCGTCTCTATTTTCCAGGAATCCGTTCTGGATTGGCATAAAAACGAAGCCCCACACCCAAATCCTTATCCAGAAGGAAGTTTAGAGTCCACCCTCTACCAAAAAAACCACATCGATACCATCCAATGGCATATTGAAGATGAAATCCGAAGACCAGACATTGCTTTAGAAGATGTCGTGGCACTCAAACGAAAGATCGACAAACTGAACCAAGACCGAACGGATATGGTAGAAAAACTGGATGATTTTGCCATAGATATGTTCCGCTCCGTCACACCGAAACCTGGTGCCCGGCTGAATTCCGAATCTCCTGCTTGGTTACTGGATCGTATGAGTATCTTGGAACTTAAAATCTATCATATGGAAGAACAAGTTTCGAGAAAAGATGCATCTGCCTCAAAAGAACATATAGCAAAATGCCAAACAAAACTAGATATTCTCCTAGACCAAAGAGAAGATTTGAAAAAATGTTTGGACGAACTCTTTCTCGACTATGCAGAAGGAACGAAACGAGTCAAAGTTTATCGTCAGATGAAAATGTACAATGACCAGAATCTAAACCCGTCTTTGTATAAGAATCAAAAATGA
- a CDS encoding NRDE family protein — protein MCLVVIAYRVHPEFPLVIVSNRDEFFERPTESLHLWDTSPKIIAGKDLKAGGTWLGVNSLGKVSFLTNVRNLRKPSHPHPISRGNLVLDFLKSERNVSSMDYRGKVQNQANEYEGFNLFVYDGKEANYVGGDPVQVLTLEPGFHAVSNASWNTVWPKTAKLKSNVEQVFNSMPMNENWRTLVTSEFFRLLADVDLVKDDSLLPDTGIGLEKERYLSSIRIRVPGYGTRASTILFYGKDGVEIVERTFSDPLSNEFTERREVLEFNEF, from the coding sequence ATGTGCCTGGTTGTTATCGCTTATAGGGTTCATCCCGAATTCCCACTTGTCATTGTCTCCAATCGAGATGAGTTTTTTGAAAGACCGACAGAGTCCCTTCATTTATGGGACACGAGTCCTAAAATCATTGCAGGAAAGGATTTGAAAGCAGGAGGGACTTGGCTTGGTGTGAATTCCTTGGGTAAGGTGTCTTTTCTTACCAATGTAAGAAATTTACGAAAACCTTCGCATCCCCATCCCATCTCACGAGGAAATTTGGTCTTAGACTTTTTAAAATCGGAGAGGAACGTTTCTTCAATGGATTATCGAGGAAAGGTTCAAAATCAAGCCAACGAGTATGAAGGATTTAATTTATTTGTATATGATGGCAAGGAAGCAAATTATGTGGGGGGAGATCCTGTGCAAGTTTTAACTTTAGAACCAGGATTTCATGCGGTGAGTAATGCGAGTTGGAATACTGTTTGGCCGAAAACTGCCAAATTAAAATCAAACGTAGAACAGGTGTTTAACTCCATGCCTATGAATGAGAATTGGCGTACCCTTGTTACTTCAGAATTCTTTCGGTTACTTGCTGATGTAGATTTAGTTAAAGACGATTCCCTGCTTCCTGACACTGGAATTGGGCTCGAAAAAGAAAGGTATTTATCATCTATACGAATCCGTGTTCCTGGATACGGAACGAGAGCATCTACAATTTTGTTTTATGGTAAGGACGGTGTGGAGATAGTGGAACGCACTTTCTCCGATCCGCTTTCAAATGAATTTACGGAACGGAGAGAGGTATTAGAGTTTAACGAGTTTTAA
- the glyA gene encoding serine hydroxymethyltransferase: MSYLEKQDPEVYAALKKEDERQEHSLEMIASENFVSRPVLEAYHSTLTNKYAEGYPGKRYYNGCENADKIEQIAIERAKKMFGAEYANVQPHSGAQANMAVFLATLEPGDSFLGMNLAHGGHLTHGSAVNISGKYFKPIPYGVDEKTETINYDEVAKLAKEHKPKLIVVGASAYPRTIDFNKFREIANGIGAKIMADIAHISGLVIAGEHPSPIGVCDFVTTTTHKTLRGPRGGLILSSTEHEKILNSRVFPGIQGGPLMHVIAAKAVAFGEALQPDFKTYIQQVVKNAKVLAEVFQKRGFRVVSGGTDNHIVLLDVSVKGLTGNDAANGLDHIGVTVNKNAIPFDKNPPAVASGIRLGTPALTTRGLKEKEIEAVGNLICDYLDHFGDSSWETKVKAAVKEITSAFPMKHFRLED, from the coding sequence ATGAGTTATTTAGAAAAACAAGATCCAGAAGTTTACGCCGCATTAAAAAAAGAAGACGAACGCCAAGAACATTCCCTAGAGATGATTGCTAGTGAGAACTTTGTTTCACGTCCGGTTTTGGAAGCTTACCATTCCACTCTCACAAACAAATATGCAGAAGGATATCCTGGAAAACGTTACTACAACGGTTGCGAAAATGCAGACAAGATAGAACAAATCGCCATCGAACGAGCCAAAAAAATGTTCGGGGCCGAATACGCCAACGTACAACCACATAGCGGTGCACAGGCGAATATGGCGGTATTTCTTGCAACACTCGAACCAGGAGATAGTTTCCTCGGAATGAATTTGGCACATGGTGGTCACTTAACGCATGGTAGTGCAGTCAACATCAGCGGAAAATATTTTAAACCAATCCCTTATGGTGTGGATGAGAAAACAGAAACGATCAATTACGATGAAGTCGCAAAACTTGCCAAAGAACACAAACCAAAACTAATTGTTGTGGGTGCTTCTGCTTATCCAAGAACCATTGATTTTAATAAGTTCCGCGAAATCGCAAACGGAATTGGTGCTAAAATCATGGCCGATATTGCACATATCTCGGGTCTTGTGATTGCTGGTGAACACCCAAGTCCTATCGGAGTTTGTGATTTTGTCACAACAACCACTCATAAAACTTTACGCGGGCCAAGAGGAGGACTCATCCTTTCCTCAACCGAACATGAAAAGATTTTAAACTCACGAGTGTTTCCTGGAATCCAAGGTGGACCACTCATGCATGTGATCGCTGCAAAAGCTGTTGCATTCGGGGAAGCACTTCAGCCAGATTTCAAAACCTATATCCAACAAGTAGTAAAGAATGCAAAAGTTCTTGCGGAAGTTTTCCAAAAACGTGGATTCCGAGTGGTTTCTGGTGGAACGGACAACCATATTGTTCTTCTCGATGTTTCTGTAAAAGGACTCACAGGAAATGATGCTGCCAATGGACTGGATCATATCGGAGTGACCGTAAACAAAAACGCGATCCCATTTGATAAAAATCCACCAGCAGTGGCTTCGGGAATTCGATTGGGAACTCCTGCTCTCACAACTCGTGGACTCAAAGAAAAAGAAATCGAAGCAGTGGGAAATTTAATCTGTGATTATTTAGATCATTTTGGTGATTCTTCTTGGGAAACAAAAGTAAAAGCAGCGGTGAAAGAAATCACGTCTGCTTTCCCAATGAAACATTTCCGATTAGAAGATTAA
- a CDS encoding lipoate--protein ligase family protein, whose amino-acid sequence MNSKVFYFPQTPARSPYYNLAIEEAIALKMVSEGVTAGVRLWKNPDSIILGLSENPFRNIKEELVTNYETVARTVGFKKKPTPNFCYIARRASGGGTVFHSLSGNINYSIYVNLDDRKELFPVKDSYDILLNIVAKSLERQNIHCSPKGKSDLVLEKNGIFKKISGNAQFRKRNCIVQHGTLILEENLINRVAEVLHHPPEEPDYRKERSHKEFLTSLPNFFSETIWAKDLVREVFSYLGEPEPDSPEDFSKISFFGPDFSTFRKHVLQESESIRKKKYQNPEYTLHREIPT is encoded by the coding sequence GTGAATTCCAAAGTATTTTATTTTCCACAAACTCCAGCAAGATCACCTTACTATAATTTGGCGATCGAAGAAGCTATCGCTTTAAAAATGGTCTCCGAAGGAGTTACTGCTGGAGTCAGACTTTGGAAAAATCCAGATTCCATCATTTTAGGTCTTTCGGAAAATCCATTTCGAAACATCAAAGAAGAATTGGTAACCAATTACGAAACCGTTGCCCGAACTGTTGGTTTTAAGAAAAAACCAACACCTAATTTTTGTTATATCGCAAGACGTGCTTCTGGTGGAGGAACCGTCTTTCATTCCTTATCAGGAAATATTAATTATTCTATCTATGTCAATTTGGACGACAGGAAAGAACTCTTTCCCGTCAAAGATTCTTATGATATATTGCTCAACATTGTTGCCAAATCTTTGGAGAGACAAAATATCCATTGTTCTCCAAAGGGAAAATCCGACTTAGTTTTAGAAAAAAATGGAATCTTTAAAAAGATTTCTGGTAATGCACAGTTTCGAAAACGTAACTGCATTGTCCAACATGGGACATTGATTTTGGAAGAAAACCTTATCAATCGAGTGGCCGAAGTCCTCCACCATCCTCCCGAAGAACCCGACTACCGCAAAGAAAGAAGTCACAAAGAATTTTTAACTTCCCTACCCAATTTTTTTTCCGAAACCATTTGGGCAAAAGATTTGGTCCGAGAAGTTTTTTCTTATTTAGGAGAACCAGAGCCGGACAGCCCGGAAGATTTTTCAAAAATTTCCTTCTTTGGCCCCGACTTTTCTACTTTTCGGAAACACGTGCTCCAAGAATCTGAATCTATTCGTAAGAAGAAATACCAAAATCCAGAATATACACTTCATAGAGAAATTCCCACATGA
- a CDS encoding rhomboid family intramembrane serine protease, translated as MASRYPGYELRFGPPMVPIVRTLIIINAILFLLQMATKLAFHSPIMELYFGLTPELVFNGWVWQLLSYAFLHGSFLHILFNMLSLWMFGSELAEVWGERAFLKFYTFTAFLGGIGTVLAHFFGIPQGLVVGASASIYGLLVAYAMTWPNRELLVFLIFPMRAKYFVMIVMLMVLFAQGERVAHFAHLGGAIGGFFLMKVYTGWKKKVGSLPTWSLSRYLQKRRFMRYQEEMAKRENAKTKVDELLEKISKNGMDSLSRSERKFLNEASQKYFNE; from the coding sequence ATGGCCTCTCGTTACCCAGGATATGAACTCCGATTTGGACCTCCAATGGTTCCCATTGTACGCACTCTCATCATTATCAATGCAATTTTATTCCTCCTACAGATGGCAACGAAACTGGCTTTCCATTCTCCCATTATGGAACTGTATTTCGGACTCACCCCAGAATTGGTTTTCAATGGTTGGGTCTGGCAACTACTCAGTTATGCCTTTCTCCACGGAAGTTTCCTTCATATTCTTTTTAACATGCTGAGCCTTTGGATGTTTGGTTCAGAACTCGCAGAAGTTTGGGGAGAACGTGCTTTTTTAAAATTTTATACATTCACTGCATTCCTTGGAGGGATAGGCACCGTACTTGCTCATTTTTTTGGCATTCCGCAAGGGCTAGTCGTGGGAGCTAGTGCTAGTATCTATGGCCTACTTGTGGCTTATGCGATGACCTGGCCCAACCGCGAACTTCTTGTATTCCTCATTTTCCCCATGCGAGCCAAATACTTTGTGATGATCGTTATGCTTATGGTGCTTTTTGCCCAAGGGGAAAGAGTGGCCCATTTTGCTCACTTAGGGGGAGCCATTGGCGGATTCTTCTTAATGAAAGTTTATACTGGTTGGAAAAAGAAAGTGGGTTCCCTTCCCACTTGGTCTCTTTCTCGGTATTTACAAAAACGTAGGTTTATGCGTTACCAAGAAGAAATGGCCAAAAGGGAAAATGCAAAAACGAAAGTAGATGAACTTTTGGAAAAAATTTCTAAAAATGGAATGGATTCCCTTTCCCGTAGCGAACGAAAGTTTTTAAACGAAGCTTCACAAAAATACTTTAACGAGTGA
- a CDS encoding MBL fold metallo-hydrolase produces MIVQLYGVRGSIASPLRNQDYRKKIIDILDLYRQSGAGISADEFWQDLPYHLKFVTGSDTTCVSVTDDEGEVYILDMGTGLRNLGDELISEYLSTKLKRTVSFFITHTHWDHIQGLPFFKPIYFPDFLLNFYSPYSDLESRLQKQQEPEYFPVPLDGTGSAKDFKLFFPGDVLEFASGMKVECYPLKHPGGSFAYKFTNRAGKVFIFATDAEFTGADMDLIHECHPFFADADLLILDTQYTLDESFSKFDWGHTAYTMSVNCASSWRVKNLVLTHHEPSYSDEKIYEIYNDAKLHKEQLGEKKLKIHLAREGLRFHL; encoded by the coding sequence GTGATTGTGCAACTCTACGGAGTCCGCGGCTCCATAGCGAGCCCCCTCCGAAACCAAGACTACCGCAAAAAAATTATCGATATTCTAGACCTCTACAGGCAATCGGGGGCTGGCATTTCGGCGGATGAGTTTTGGCAAGACCTTCCTTATCATCTCAAATTTGTCACAGGATCGGACACAACCTGTGTGTCTGTTACTGACGATGAAGGGGAAGTTTACATTTTGGACATGGGAACGGGCCTTCGGAATTTGGGGGATGAACTCATTTCAGAATACCTTTCCACAAAGTTAAAAAGGACAGTCTCTTTCTTTATCACCCATACTCATTGGGATCATATCCAAGGCCTCCCATTCTTTAAGCCAATTTATTTCCCTGACTTCCTCCTGAACTTTTATTCACCTTATTCCGATTTAGAGTCTCGTCTCCAAAAACAACAAGAACCAGAATATTTCCCTGTTCCTTTGGATGGGACAGGTTCGGCCAAAGACTTCAAACTTTTCTTTCCTGGGGATGTTTTGGAATTTGCTTCAGGAATGAAGGTAGAGTGTTATCCTTTGAAACACCCGGGTGGATCTTTTGCTTACAAGTTTACAAACAGGGCCGGTAAAGTTTTTATCTTTGCAACGGACGCAGAATTCACCGGTGCTGATATGGATTTAATCCATGAATGCCATCCATTTTTTGCTGATGCTGATTTACTAATTCTCGACACCCAATACACGTTAGACGAATCCTTTTCAAAATTTGATTGGGGTCACACTGCATATACAATGTCTGTGAACTGTGCTTCCTCATGGAGGGTCAAAAATTTGGTCCTCACTCATCATGAGCCAAGTTACTCTGATGAAAAAATTTACGAAATTTATAATGATGCTAAGCTCCACAAAGAACAGTTAGGCGAAAAAAAATTAAAAATTCATTTAGCAAGGGAAGGATTGCGATTCCACCTATAA